One Mycoavidus sp. B2-EB genomic region harbors:
- a CDS encoding YadA-like family protein, giving the protein MVISLVLINSKLVYAVEGSESAEDPLNFHIDSEKPNFFENSTDDAKISDKKRWILKRNSSSSKILDQIINNADKAVVEAESKTRSIRDSMSSSSSLSFMLEGMDVTSSTPEVNHNPAQNDRLFTIGDSLIKDSQELLDHIKTFEQEKEDLETESKKVHYGSHAQVDAKIGTALGFQALVHESAVNSTALGDYSEADKKNVVSIGSSTSRRKIIHVENGRRNSDAATVGQVKSMAVLYDEISDDPEFNKITLAKKPDENKLVRISGLAPAKSENDAVNQGQINNLIMHITQEQIPFYINRNMENAPSYPPIYIAPEIPGTHEMPKTPASILMSGRRISGVEDGEKDSDVVVVGQLSRVFTGIIETINSAQKATKNLIEEKIQNEKIIKFDKNQKSVSFVSEGQNPVILKGIAKSEINSDAVNREELHDKFNSLDGIIIENTKSIRTLDSRLGQSLEAHTTLREELPAIIQDETKQYKTDLNRNADLFKLAIDKLSEINKSQGEIKDELKEKISKNNFYTFKNSLEENVITILNKILPQDIIDLPKEVEIIKRNLISPINNKKTQENLTPDNLTSLYEGLERSLSDKVKSDIDNLSGKLNSSIETIRSGENSNRESISQLFLTMSTSHSPTLSLSQELSDVESQPSDNEDPRKMHRSSTFLKTDHKKAFSPYPTFSAMMLGKSDISTDSFTTDDLQPEDSSFPFLSIEPVLANSNFQTTTFSGKDTVAETTQAVLADKDTVADAKQAVLDDEVTVAETTQAVLADKVTVAETKQAVLADKDTVADAKQAVLDDEVTVAETTQAVLADKVTVAETKQAVLADKDTVADAKQAVLDDEVTVAETTQAVLADKVTVAETKQAVLADKDTVADAKQAVLADEVTVAETTQAVLADKVTVAETKQAVLADKDTVADAKQAVLDDEVTVAETTQAVLADKVTVAETKQAVLADKDTVADAKQTVLADKDTVADAKQTILADKDTVAETKQAVLADEATVAHVKQQMTLAFEGLTKNMAISAFPSGNPDSTVIYDTDKRDSLTLGGINKTPVQVHNVAPGDVSPNSTDAVNGAQLFQYTNFSINQSMQYTDQRFSEIQQDMNEMGQNINEMRQSINSVASHAYSGVAAAMAMPSMGPVSPGRTMVSVGTASFKGRKATGVGVTYRSRGGQVVINAAASKAGSDTGMRVQLGYEF; this is encoded by the coding sequence ATGGTAATCAGTTTAGTGCTTATTAACAGCAAATTAGTTTATGCTGTGGAAGGCTCAGAATCAGCTGAAGACCCACTGAATTTTCATATAGATTCAGAAAAACCTAATTTTTTTGAAAACTCTACTGATGATGCAAAAATTTCAGATAAAAAAAGATGGATTTTAAAACGAAATTCATCAAGTAGTAAAATATTAGATCAAATAATAAATAATGCAGATAAAGCAGTCGTAGAGGCAGAATCTAAGACAAGAAGCATAAGAGATAGCATGTCCTCGTCATCTTCTCTCTCTTTTATGTTAGAAGGAATGGATGTGACTTCTTCCACACCAGAAGTCAATCATAACCCGGCACAAAATGATAGATTATTCACAATAGGTGATAGTTTAATTAAAGATAGCCAGGAACTTCTTGATCATATAAAAACATTTGAACAAGAAAAAGAAGATTTAGAAACTGAAAGTAAAAAAGTGCATTATGGTTCGCATGCACAGGTAGATGCAAAGATAGGAACCGCGCTTGGATTTCAAGCCTTAGTGCATGAATCTGCAGTTAACTCAACTGCGCTTGGAGATTATAGTGAAGCTGATAAAAAAAATGTAGTATCAATTGGAAGTTCAACGTCCAGACGAAAAATTATCCATGTGGAAAATGGCAGGAGAAATAGCGATGCCGCAACGGTAGGTCAAGTAAAAAGTATGGCAGTTTTGTATGATGAAATTTCTGATGATCCTGAATTCAACAAAATTACGCTCGCAAAAAAACCTGATGAAAATAAGCTCGTGAGAATTTCCGGCTTAGCGCCGGCTAAAAGCGAAAATGATGCAGTTAATCAAGGGCAAATCAATAATCTTATTATGCACATTACCCAAGAGCAAATACCTTTTTATATTAATAGAAATATGGAAAATGCCCCTAGCTATCCACCAATTTATATTGCACCTGAAATTCCAGGAACACATGAAATGCCAAAAACTCCAGCGTCAATTTTAATGAGCGGACGTCGAATTAGTGGCGTAGAAGATGGAGAGAAAGACAGTGACGTCGTAGTGGTAGGTCAACTGAGTAGAGTTTTTACGGGGATTATTGAAACGATAAATTCTGCGCAAAAGGCCACTAAAAATTTAATTGAGGAAAAGATACAAAATGAAAAAATTATTAAATTTGACAAAAATCAAAAGTCAGTTAGTTTTGTTTCAGAGGGTCAAAATCCGGTAATATTAAAAGGGATTGCAAAAAGTGAAATAAATAGTGATGCCGTTAATCGTGAGGAATTACATGATAAATTTAACTCATTGGATGGCATTATTATTGAAAACACAAAATCTATCCGCACATTGGATAGTAGACTAGGACAATCATTAGAAGCACACACAACTCTACGTGAAGAATTACCAGCCATAATTCAAGACGAAACTAAACAATATAAAACTGATTTAAATAGAAATGCCGATTTATTCAAATTAGCAATAGATAAACTGAGTGAAATAAATAAATCTCAAGGTGAAATTAAGGACGAATTGAAAGAAAAAATCAGCAAAAATAATTTTTATACATTTAAAAATTCATTAGAAGAAAATGTAATCACCATTTTAAATAAAATATTACCCCAAGATATTATCGATTTACCCAAAGAGGTGGAAATCATTAAAAGAAATCTAATAAGCCCCATCAATAATAAAAAAACTCAAGAGAACTTAACCCCAGATAACTTAACTTCATTATATGAAGGTTTAGAAAGATCTTTATCAGATAAAGTTAAATCTGACATTGATAATTTATCTGGAAAATTAAATTCTTCTATAGAAACAATCCGTAGTGGAGAAAATTCTAATAGAGAATCAATTAGCCAATTATTTTTAACCATGTCGACAAGTCATAGCCCTACACTATCTCTTAGCCAAGAGCTATCAGACGTAGAAAGTCAACCTTCAGATAATGAAGACCCAAGAAAGATGCACCGTAGCAGTACCTTTCTCAAGACTGATCATAAAAAGGCTTTCAGCCCCTATCCTACTTTTTCAGCTATGATGTTGGGAAAAAGTGATATCTCTACAGACAGTTTTACGACAGATGATTTACAGCCTGAGGATAGCTCATTCCCCTTTCTTTCTATTGAACCAGTTTTAGCAAATTCTAATTTTCAAACCACCACTTTTTCTGGAAAAGATACGGTTGCAGAAACTACGCAAGCCGTCCTTGCTGACAAAGATACAGTTGCAGATGCTAAGCAAGCCGTCCTTGATGACGAAGTTACGGTTGCAGAAACTACGCAAGCCGTCCTTGCTGACAAAGTTACGGTTGCAGAAACTAAGCAAGCCGTCCTTGCTGACAAAGATACGGTTGCAGATGCTAAGCAAGCCGTCCTTGATGACGAAGTTACGGTTGCAGAAACTACGCAAGCCGTCCTTGCTGACAAAGTTACGGTTGCAGAAACTAAGCAAGCCGTCCTTGCTGACAAAGATACGGTTGCAGATGCTAAGCAAGCCGTCCTTGATGACGAAGTTACGGTTGCAGAAACTACGCAAGCCGTCCTTGCTGACAAAGTTACGGTTGCAGAAACTAAGCAAGCCGTCCTTGCTGACAAAGATACGGTTGCAGATGCTAAGCAAGCCGTCCTTGCTGACGAAGTTACGGTTGCAGAAACTACGCAAGCCGTCCTTGCTGACAAAGTTACGGTTGCAGAAACTAAGCAAGCCGTCCTTGCTGACAAAGATACGGTTGCAGATGCTAAGCAAGCCGTCCTTGATGACGAAGTTACGGTTGCAGAAACTACGCAAGCCGTCCTTGCTGACAAAGTTACGGTTGCAGAAACTAAGCAAGCCGTCCTTGCTGACAAAGATACGGTTGCAGATGCTAAGCAAACCGTCCTTGCTGACAAAGATACGGTTGCAGATGCTAAGCAAACCATCCTTGCTGACAAAGATACGGTTGCAGAAACTAAGCAAGCCGTCCTTGCTGACGAAGCTACGGTTGCACACGTTAAGCAACAAATGACTCTTGCATTTGAGGGACTTACAAAAAATATGGCTATCTCTGCCTTTCCTTCAGGCAACCCTGACAGCACCGTGATTTATGACACTGATAAACGTGATAGCCTAACTTTAGGCGGTATCAATAAAACTCCCGTCCAAGTACACAACGTAGCTCCTGGCGATGTATCGCCAAACAGCACCGATGCAGTCAATGGAGCTCAACTTTTCCAATATACAAATTTTTCGATTAATCAATCAATGCAATACACCGATCAGCGTTTTTCTGAAATACAGCAAGACATGAATGAAATGGGGCAGAACATAAATGAAATGCGCCAAAGCATCAACAGCGTAGCAAGCCACGCCTATTCAGGCGTAGCTGCCGCCATGGCTATGCCCAGCATGGGGCCAGTTAGCCCAGGTCGCACCATGGTAAGCGTAGGCACTGCAAGCTTTAAAGGACGCAAAGCAACCGGTGTGGGCGTCACTTACCGTTCACGCGGAGGGCAAGTGGTGATTAATGCTGCTGCTTCAAAAGCAGGCTCAGACACAGGTATGCGTGTACAGCTTGGCTACGAATTTTAA
- a CDS encoding ATP-binding protein: MDRKLCYSLWLAVTLIISPNVHGAEKKICFSAEERAWLELRPVVRIAVAPDWGPIEFIEHGQHRGLTAGYLQAITQISGLQFQLVPTRSLQASLKKLRAGQVDLLPVAYGFSEVDEALGYVRCTRPYFSGSSVVITKGETPVTGDLRQLAGHVVAISNSAFYAYWLRQYHPDIKILQVTSPEAALSAVAKGKAYAALGFGMNFHGLMNTKYRGVLFYSSKVPNLPIVGRMGVRGDLVLLRDILDKSLAMLSAAQKGEIEQRWIYFSPQLTKMQSTPQTVVQQASFYSIYNEALVLGISSIIFICLVLHLWQTHKKASETVKEKSMLLAVFSHELRTPISAIISAVEMLKRFSGDARRQSRLIAVTESTAQSLLLLLNDTLNNAGDISFKKTPVRPAALAKEVVDVVAAPAANKHLPIFIQISENLPERVCLDVLRFKQICVNLLANAVKFTDTGSVTLRLAIDKPDFVENTAELVLSVCDTGIGICPQQQTRLFRPFSQANHLIARHYGGSGLGLAISNKLAKRMGGYITINSAPNQGTTVSVRVPIQVLKWHSKADANQDEKQCAQTQIQQNVKQSSLLSVAHSVAEPPAVPRVLLIEDHIAIQSVVLEQITLLGYHAVLATHGAQGLKMWQEQLFPIVLMDCSLPDLDGYTIAREIRRIERERGPLYPHTALFALSAATDDAHQMQCLASGMDGVLSKPLESEVLQRMLAIWVPLPTPANNLANLAHQATAFSRANDSENIGETAQTLSEDSRHLITRFQQTTVQDIHQLDAALNQCDMEGVARYAHRIKGSALMFKFSSIADTADQLETSARSRSTDRARLDKALQALREACNGQLYPLT; this comes from the coding sequence TTGGATCGCAAACTTTGCTACTCGTTGTGGTTAGCGGTTACTTTGATAATTTCGCCTAACGTGCATGGCGCCGAGAAAAAAATTTGCTTTTCTGCTGAAGAGCGGGCTTGGCTTGAGCTGCGCCCAGTGGTGCGAATAGCGGTGGCGCCGGATTGGGGGCCGATTGAATTTATTGAACATGGCCAACATCGAGGTTTAACCGCTGGATATTTACAGGCTATTACACAAATCAGCGGCTTGCAATTTCAGCTCGTCCCTACTCGCTCTTTGCAGGCATCGCTCAAAAAATTAAGGGCCGGGCAGGTTGATCTATTGCCGGTTGCTTATGGTTTTTCTGAGGTCGATGAGGCGCTAGGCTATGTGCGTTGCACGCGTCCTTATTTTAGCGGCTCAAGCGTTGTTATTACTAAGGGGGAGACGCCGGTAACCGGCGATTTGCGGCAACTCGCCGGCCATGTAGTGGCCATTAGTAATAGTGCATTTTATGCATACTGGTTACGTCAATATCACCCCGATATTAAAATATTACAGGTAACCTCGCCGGAGGCTGCGCTCTCCGCTGTAGCCAAAGGTAAGGCTTATGCTGCTTTAGGTTTTGGTATGAATTTTCATGGTTTAATGAATACAAAGTACCGCGGCGTGCTTTTTTATTCAAGTAAAGTCCCTAATCTACCTATTGTTGGCCGCATGGGGGTGCGAGGCGATCTTGTTTTATTGCGAGATATTTTAGATAAATCTCTCGCTATGCTTTCAGCCGCGCAAAAAGGTGAGATTGAACAACGCTGGATATATTTTTCTCCTCAGCTTACTAAGATGCAATCTACGCCTCAAACCGTGGTGCAGCAAGCGTCATTTTATAGCATATATAATGAAGCGTTAGTGCTTGGGATTAGCTCAATTATTTTTATTTGTCTGGTGCTTCATCTGTGGCAAACGCATAAAAAAGCCTCTGAAACAGTTAAAGAAAAATCCATGTTATTGGCTGTTTTCAGCCATGAATTACGTACCCCGATTAGCGCTATTATCAGCGCGGTTGAAATGCTTAAACGGTTTTCTGGCGACGCAAGGCGGCAATCGCGCTTGATTGCTGTGACTGAATCCACAGCCCAATCACTCTTATTATTATTGAACGATACACTCAATAACGCCGGAGATATATCGTTTAAAAAAACTCCCGTACGGCCCGCCGCGCTGGCCAAAGAAGTGGTAGATGTTGTGGCTGCGCCCGCTGCAAATAAGCATCTGCCTATTTTTATTCAGATCAGCGAGAATTTGCCGGAACGAGTTTGCTTAGATGTTTTACGATTTAAACAAATTTGTGTCAATTTACTTGCTAATGCAGTTAAATTTACTGATACCGGTTCAGTAACTTTAAGGCTTGCAATAGATAAACCTGATTTTGTTGAAAACACCGCTGAACTTGTTTTATCTGTGTGTGACACTGGGATCGGGATTTGCCCACAACAACAAACCCGTTTGTTCCGCCCTTTCTCGCAAGCTAATCATTTAATTGCACGCCACTATGGCGGCTCTGGCTTGGGGCTAGCGATTTCAAATAAGCTAGCGAAACGCATGGGGGGCTATATTACGATTAACAGCGCGCCGAATCAAGGCACGACAGTGAGCGTACGGGTTCCGATACAAGTGCTGAAATGGCATTCTAAGGCGGATGCTAATCAAGATGAAAAGCAGTGTGCTCAAACACAAATTCAACAGAATGTGAAGCAATCTTCATTACTGAGCGTCGCGCATTCGGTGGCCGAGCCACCTGCTGTACCTAGGGTGCTTTTGATTGAAGATCATATTGCCATTCAATCTGTTGTACTGGAGCAGATTACCTTACTTGGCTATCATGCAGTACTTGCTACGCATGGCGCGCAAGGGTTAAAAATGTGGCAAGAGCAACTGTTTCCAATTGTATTGATGGATTGTTCATTGCCTGATCTGGATGGTTACACCATAGCGCGTGAAATTCGACGTATCGAGCGTGAACGAGGTCCGCTTTATCCGCACACTGCCCTCTTCGCTCTTTCTGCAGCTACCGATGACGCGCATCAAATGCAGTGTTTGGCCAGTGGCATGGATGGAGTGCTCAGCAAACCGCTAGAGAGTGAAGTACTACAACGTATGTTGGCTATTTGGGTGCCCTTGCCTACTCCTGCGAATAATCTTGCAAACCTGGCGCATCAGGCCACGGCTTTTTCTAGAGCAAATGATTCGGAAAATATAGGTGAAACGGCCCAGACCTTAAGCGAAGATTCGCGCCATCTCATTACACGTTTTCAACAAACTACAGTGCAAGATATTCATCAGCTTGATGCTGCTTTAAACCAGTGCGACATGGAAGGCGTTGCCCGCTATGCGCACCGGATTAAAGGCTCAGCTTTAATGTTTAAGTTTTCTTCTATTGCTGATACAGCAGACCAACTCGAGACCTCCGCCCGCTCGCGCAGCACGGATCGAGCCCGGCTAGACAAAGCGTTACAGGCTTTACGTGAAGCCTGTAACGGTCAGCTCTACCCGCTAACTTAA
- a CDS encoding group II intron maturase-specific domain-containing protein: MPRAGWPGAHVFNAKIRGWVNYYSAFYKSALYPTLAQIDRKLALWTTRKYKHLRGHRRRASHWTRLYLACPLGLWTKVV, translated from the coding sequence GTGCCACGCGCTGGATGGCCTGGCGCGCATGTGTTTAATGCGAAGATCCGAGGATGGGTCAATTACTACAGTGCTTTCTACAAATCGGCACTGTACCCGACCCTTGCGCAGATCGACCGTAAACTAGCATTGTGGACTACTCGAAAATACAAACATCTGCGTGGGCATCGTCGCCGAGCCAGTCATTGGACTCGACTTTACTTGGCGTGCCCTCTTGGGCTATGGACCAAGGTTGTTTGA
- a CDS encoding DUF6685 family protein, which yields MTHPRIFALNTCAPGHPARGTHGINSYFLCCDGPHDFAAARYIARKHRTKFIIRGKLWRSYISRSALLELTEKFDIFSTVDIDYHPWFMNEMLRFEIPFFWCPGPNKRQLANSLVFFPKRITVLER from the coding sequence TTGACCCATCCTCGGATCTTCGCATTAAACACATGCGCGCCAGGCCATCCAGCGCGTGGCACTCATGGGATAAACAGCTATTTTTTATGCTGCGATGGGCCACATGATTTTGCTGCAGCCCGTTATATAGCAAGAAAACATCGTACAAAATTTATAATACGTGGCAAATTGTGGCGATCTTATATTTCCCGTTCGGCGCTGCTCGAATTGACAGAAAAATTCGATATATTTTCAACTGTAGATATTGACTACCATCCTTGGTTCATGAATGAAATGCTACGATTTGAAATCCCATTTTTCTGGTGTCCAGGACCAAACAAAAGGCAGCTAGCTAATTCTTTGGTTTTCTTTCCTAAGAGAATAACCGTTCTAGAAAGATAG
- a CDS encoding WD40 repeat domain-containing protein, protein MIKEPGAGEVVWRPYIGHDNFKGGLKFGSSSFSCIKTSPNNCYMLVRLENEKIGLIGNGNVLGKGFWARLLEERTEPYILQKSTMRPEPIFLYDSRAVVSVNDSNTICYTSVGIIHDTKRKDYSESLKQITALACSLNGKWLAVGGESKKPGKYAVALQWISNSFTYILEGSGSEVTKLSFSKDGQLLAVATNHKYIEIWSTEKDPGEEQKAQMIIDASKQEEISDLSWRQTDQVIDLMIRCKSTIFREPVAIRKNTPYSLISSEHAEKLKLERQHFEERLRKENEELENLLSQMQPSLKFAREMVFKMSSPEDKAEATNASRVLSEHEQQVKKILESKKDKLSKDAY, encoded by the coding sequence ATGATCAAAGAGCCAGGTGCGGGCGAGGTGGTTTGGCGCCCATATATAGGACACGATAATTTCAAGGGCGGCCTTAAGTTTGGATCAAGCTCTTTTAGCTGTATAAAAACCTCGCCTAATAATTGCTATATGCTTGTTCGATTGGAGAACGAGAAAATAGGATTAATAGGGAATGGTAATGTTCTGGGCAAAGGATTCTGGGCACGCCTTCTGGAGGAAAGAACAGAACCTTATATTTTGCAGAAATCTACAATGCGTCCTGAGCCTATTTTTCTATACGATAGCAGAGCGGTTGTTTCGGTCAATGATTCTAATACTATTTGTTATACCTCAGTAGGGATAATCCACGATACAAAACGAAAGGATTATTCGGAATCGCTGAAGCAAATCACAGCACTAGCATGCTCTTTAAATGGAAAATGGCTTGCTGTTGGAGGAGAAAGCAAAAAACCCGGTAAATATGCTGTTGCGCTGCAATGGATAAGTAATAGCTTTACTTATATCCTCGAAGGTTCAGGTTCTGAAGTAACTAAATTATCTTTTTCCAAAGATGGCCAACTCCTTGCTGTAGCCACTAATCATAAATATATTGAAATATGGTCTACTGAAAAAGATCCAGGGGAAGAACAAAAGGCTCAAATGATTATAGACGCTAGCAAACAAGAGGAGATATCTGATCTAAGTTGGCGCCAAACAGATCAAGTAATTGATTTAATGATTCGTTGCAAGAGTACTATATTTAGAGAACCTGTCGCTATTAGAAAAAATACGCCCTATAGTCTCATCAGCAGTGAACATGCAGAGAAACTGAAATTGGAGCGGCAGCACTTTGAAGAAAGGTTAAGGAAAGAAAACGAGGAATTAGAAAATCTATTGTCTCAAATGCAACCAAGCCTGAAATTTGCAAGAGAAATGGTGTTCAAGATGTCGTCACCGGAAGATAAGGCAGAGGCAACTAATGCATCGAGGGTTCTCTCGGAGCACGAACAACAAGTCAAAAAAATATTAGAGAGCAAAAAGGACAAACTCTCTAAAGATGCTTATTAG
- a CDS encoding gamma-glutamyl-gamma-aminobutyrate hydrolase family protein (Members of this family of hydrolases with an active site Cys residue belong to MEROPS family C26.) codes for MPSILSNWHISELQIELIMDNKITATIAYRDCSRGTGAFWDHHRIQSITGGRTIAATPEPSANTSPIEIQASYTTDNVNHKGHYCENRLPKGMPKQSRQGWGLLIVPGGNWSLRGELPEPATAHMPKKNDSEAQRRYDAREAFEHELLRDAIRRGRPILAICHGSARLLEVFGGVTRCVKPKTHQSRQMLYLCKDGSVANVCDQHDIKFIKSKHSLLKRMVLWERTPATPPVRGGWKKNKNHISLPDKVNSMHWSVAAEKNGVSVESSFSPVPEFELRRYKIHSEKDARAEGTQVSRLANLVVTVRAQKHSNCYVQESPKTKASTLSKEYPEYPAEAFETRYGAPTMGVQWHPEAYEIPEKGKSTANRTTKDTMGFHHKLILYFAQAGWAYGMRVQAVNEIKKAALSKAYVKSRNAADLLQKATFQMTKKVTAVEPEDYLSEAISNLAISESDEVLDLTSQMASLTVRRLA; via the coding sequence ATGCCATCCATCCTGTCTAATTGGCATATTTCTGAACTTCAAATAGAGCTGATTATGGACAACAAAATAACAGCAACGATTGCCTATCGCGACTGCTCGAGAGGAACCGGGGCGTTTTGGGATCACCACAGAATTCAGTCTATCACTGGTGGGCGGACTATTGCTGCGACCCCAGAACCAAGTGCAAATACCTCCCCAATAGAGATTCAGGCAAGCTATACAACAGATAACGTAAACCATAAAGGTCATTATTGCGAAAATCGCCTACCAAAAGGAATGCCAAAACAGAGTCGACAAGGCTGGGGACTTCTTATTGTTCCCGGGGGGAACTGGTCATTAAGGGGAGAGCTTCCTGAACCAGCTACAGCGCATATGCCTAAAAAAAATGATTCTGAGGCGCAAAGGCGTTACGATGCGCGTGAAGCATTTGAGCATGAGTTATTACGCGATGCAATAAGAAGAGGGCGACCAATACTAGCTATTTGTCATGGGTCAGCAAGGCTCTTGGAGGTCTTTGGCGGAGTTACACGCTGTGTGAAGCCGAAGACGCACCAGTCACGTCAAATGCTTTACCTGTGCAAAGATGGCTCGGTCGCTAATGTCTGTGATCAGCATGATATAAAGTTTATTAAGTCAAAACACTCTCTGCTGAAGAGGATGGTTCTTTGGGAAAGAACGCCAGCCACTCCGCCCGTAAGAGGGGGCTGGAAAAAGAATAAAAATCATATAAGCCTGCCAGATAAAGTAAATAGCATGCATTGGAGCGTGGCGGCTGAAAAAAATGGGGTTTCTGTAGAATCAAGCTTCTCTCCAGTACCAGAATTTGAATTGCGCCGATATAAAATTCATTCCGAAAAAGATGCAAGAGCCGAAGGTACCCAAGTTTCTCGGCTGGCCAACTTAGTTGTGACAGTCCGTGCTCAAAAGCACTCGAACTGTTATGTACAAGAATCGCCTAAAACTAAAGCAAGTACTTTATCTAAAGAATACCCTGAATATCCTGCTGAAGCTTTTGAGACGCGGTATGGTGCTCCCACTATGGGAGTGCAGTGGCATCCGGAAGCTTATGAAATTCCAGAAAAAGGAAAATCCACTGCAAATAGAACAACAAAAGATACGATGGGCTTTCACCATAAACTAATTTTGTATTTTGCCCAAGCAGGATGGGCATATGGAATGCGGGTTCAGGCTGTTAATGAGATTAAGAAAGCCGCATTGAGTAAGGCTTATGTAAAAAGCAGGAATGCCGCTGACCTCCTACAAAAAGCTACATTTCAAATGACTAAAAAAGTAACTGCTGTTGAGCCGGAAGATTATTTAAGTGAGGCGATATCGAATTTAGCGATTAGTGAGTCCGATGAAGTACTTGACCTCACTTCACAAATGGCTTCCCTAACGGTGCGTAGACTTGCTTGA